CCTGGAATCCAGGGAATAATAAATCCGATAATAATAATAAAAAGCATAGCATTCACCTCAGTATATTATTTCGATAATAACGAGGTTCTATTCCCCAAGATAGAAAATCAGTTATAAGTAAAGAAAGAAGCGGAATAATGATGAAATTTGGCAGTCATGTATCTATAAGAAATGGTTATTTAAGTGCAGCTAAACACGCTTTTTCAATGAATGCTTCTGCTTTCCAATATTTCCCGAAAAATCCCAGAAGTTTATCCGCAAAGAATTTTAACAAAGAGGATGCGGCTCTATGTTCTGAATATTGTAAGGTACATTCCATGACTTCTGTTTCCCATTCGCCCTACCCAACCAGCTTGACCCCTCAGGATTCCTTTAAACGAAACCAAGTAGTGAAATCTTTATTGAATGATCTTGAGATCAGCGAAGCATGTGGATCTCTTGGAACAGTGGTGCACTTCGGAAAGTTATTGGATGTGCATGAACCTTTGGCAAGCTATCAGTTAATGATTGATGTGCTGGATGAAGTGCTGAATGAATGGACAGGAAGTGCAAAAATTCTCCTTGAAAATATGGCTGGTAAACCTGGTTCAATAGGTACAACGCTAGAAGAATTGACACAAGTACGTAATCTATGCGGTGATTCAGAAAAAATTGGTTTCTGCCTGGACACATGTCATGCTTTTGCGAGCGGACTTTGGAACGGGGGAAATTGGCAAGAGTTAGAGAAAAAAGGCCGGGAACTCGGGTTTTGGGATAATCTAGGTGTGATTCACCTGAATAACTCTAACTATGATACCGGCTCAGGAAAGGACAGGCATGCAAATATTTTCGGGCAAGGATACATAAGAGAAGAACAATTTTCTCAATTCATGAGGGCAGACATTTTAAAGAAGGTACCTTTTATTCTGGAAACTCCGAAAGATGTTGTTTCCCATGAAGAAGAAATCCTTGCTCTTTATAAAAAATGGGGGGATTAATTTACCATTATATGGATGGTGGGGGATAAAATTTTTTGTGAAGTCATATAGTTGAGCAAAGCGGAAAAAGGGGGCTATCCGTGCCAATAGGAATATTAGGAGCGCTGGAACAGGAAATTTCCTATTTTTTGGCGAGAATGGATATTTGGCGCAAACAAGAAATTGCCAAGCATAATTTTTATTATGGAGAGCTTGAAAATGAGAGAATTGTCCTCTGTCAAACTGGAGTTGGAAAAGTAAATGCTGCCTCAATCTCACAGATTTTAATTGACCTTTATAAAGTAAAAGCCATCATCTTTACCGGTACAGCTGGCGCATTAGACCCGGATTTAAATATTGGCGACATTATTGTCTCTACAGATGTCATTCAATTTGACGTTGACTTTTCTCCAATTGGATTTCCTTTAGGAATGATTCCATACTTAAAAAGGTCCGCCTATGTGGCAAATCCACATTTAGTTAAACTTGCCTTAAATACAGCAACAAAATTTCCAGAACAAAAAGTAGTAAAAGGAAGGATCTTAACAGGGGATCAATTTGTCACTACCAACAGAGTAGCTGAAGAAATCCGTAAAACCTTTAAAGGAGTGAGCGTAGAAGCGGAAGGAGCAGCAGTCGGCCAGGTATGTTATTTGAATAACATTCCCTTTGTAATCATCCGTGCGATTTCTGATCGAGCTAATATGAAGGCTCCCAGTGATTTTACAACTATAGCTGAAGAAGTTGCCAAGCCGGCTCAAATGGTTGTGGTAAGTATAATTAAGAGACTTAACGAATTAAAAAGAAAGAAAAAACACCTCAAATGAACCCTGGATTATTGTATTACAATCTATTTACAAATTCCTTAAAATGGAACAGAATACGTTTGAAGTTTTCATGATATGGCAAAACAACAACCAAGAAGAGGTACCGACTTAAGGTATCTTTTCAAAATTAGTATTAGAGGTGAAGAAAATGGCAGAAACCACTTATAAGACAGGTGAAAAAGCTCCAGAAACCGCGACTTACAAAGTGGGAAGCCTAGTAAATGGAGGAGCAGCCAACCAAGACAATACAGAAGTAGAAGTCAAAAAAGGCGAGCAGTTCCCACCTTCTCCATCCACAAATGAAGCAGCCTATTGGGTAAAATCATCTGAATAAAGATTTCAAAAAAACCCCTGTTTGAATCAATCAAACAGGGGTTTTTTAGTTGAAGAATTCCTTGAAAATTCTTAAAGGAATTCTTATCTTAACAGGGAACTTCTAAGTTAGGATGGAAACCCAGGAGGAGGATTGTTTATCATGCAGTATATTGCTTTTTTACGTGGAATAAACGTTGGAGGAAAAAACAAAATCAAGATGGCAGAACTAAGAAAGCTGATGGAGGAAAAAAGCTTAACTAAAGTACGTACTTACATACAAAGCGGAAATATTTTGTTTGAATCTGATCGAAAAGAGAACGAGCTGATCAATCACTTGGAAGTTTCTATTCATGAAAGATTTGGTTTTTTTGTGCCGGTTATCATAAGGACGGCAGCAGAATTGCAATCAATCCTAGTCCGGTGTCCTTTTTCGGAAGAAGAAATTGCAGCCGCTGCTTCCTCGGCAGCGGGAGAGTGCTTATATCTTGCTCTACTGCAGGAAATTCCTTCTCCAGAAGCCTCACAATCATTGCTTTCCCTAAATAGTGAGGGAGAGACGTGTCAGCTGGAGGAGAGACAGGTTTATTTACTTGTTCATGATACGATTCGAAAATCAAAGGTGGCAGACTATTTAAATAAACAATTTAGTCCTGTGACAATAAGAAATTGGAAAACCATCAGGAAGCTTGTTTCTATGGCAGAATCATAGAAGCACTATAGGGTTGGATCACTTCTTCTGCTGGCGAAGGTTAATATTCTACCGATTAGGATAAAGTATTTAAGAGACTTTTTTAATTTTCAGGAGGTGTTTAAGCTTGATGGAAGCAAATACAGACGTTCTCATTGTAGGTGCAGGGCCAAGTGGTCTAATGCTGGCCAATCAATTAAGGAAATACGGTGTACGTTTTCAAATCATTGAACAGAGAGAAGAACCTTCCGCCTTTTCAAAAGCACTGGTCGTTCATTCAAGAACCTTGGAAATGATGGATCTCCTTGGAATTTCACAAAAGTTTATTGAAGAAGGATTTATCAATAAACAAATCCATTTTTCCTATCATCAAGAAAAAATGTTCGCTGTTGATTTTTCCAATTTAAAAGAGCATACGAATTTTCCGTTTATGAGTATAATTCCACAAAGTGAAACCGAGAGAATTTTGGAAGAGCAGCTTCCAGATGGCGCGGTAGAGAGAGGAGTAGAGCTTGTTTCCCTTACCCAGCATGGCGAAACGGTGTCCGCTGTCGTAAATCAAGGAGCTGAGGAGCACACCATTACTTCTAAATACTTAGTTGCCTGTGATGGAGCTCACAGTACAACACGTCACCTGCTGGACATACCATTCGAAGGAGAATCAGAAGGAGTGAATGTCATTCTTGGCGACGTAAAAGTAGACGATCCTTCTTTAAACTCCCGGCTTTCGCTAAACAGCAGTGATAACGGACTGCTTTTTAGTGCACCATTCAGCAACGGCCTCACTCGAGTGATTGCCATTGATTACGAAAGACAAGGCGAGTACCCGGAAAGCCCTCGGTTAAAAGATCTGCAAGAATCGGTGTCTCGTGTCTACCCAGAGGAGTTAATACTAACAGATCCCTACTGGGTATCCAGCTTTACTGCCTCCCATCGGCAGATCCCTTATTACCGTAAACAACGTGTATTTTTCGTCGGAGATGCTGCACATATTCATAATCCTATTGGAGGACAAGGGATGAATATAGGGATTCAGGACGCTGTAAACTTATCCTGGAAGTTAGCTTATGTCCTGAATTATGGTTTGTCGCAGGCCTTGCTCGATACTTATCATGAGGAGCGTTTTCCTATTGGGGAGGGGGTAATTAAAAAGACAGAGTTTATGATCAAAGCTATGAATATTAAAAATAAATATGGAGTTAAATCAAGGAATTTGTTAATGAAATGGCTTCTTGATAAACAAGTATTGCAGAGTAAAATTACAGAAAACATTTCTCAGCTCGGCATGAACTATACTTTTACGCATCATTCAAAACAAATAGATCATAAGCGAACCGTTGGAAAGTTAGCGTCTGGAGAAAGAGTGCCTAACGTTCATATG
This Halobacillus salinarum DNA region includes the following protein-coding sequences:
- a CDS encoding DUF1697 domain-containing protein; amino-acid sequence: MQYIAFLRGINVGGKNKIKMAELRKLMEEKSLTKVRTYIQSGNILFESDRKENELINHLEVSIHERFGFFVPVIIRTAAELQSILVRCPFSEEEIAAAASSAAGECLYLALLQEIPSPEASQSLLSLNSEGETCQLEERQVYLLVHDTIRKSKVADYLNKQFSPVTIRNWKTIRKLVSMAES
- a CDS encoding FAD-dependent monooxygenase produces the protein MEANTDVLIVGAGPSGLMLANQLRKYGVRFQIIEQREEPSAFSKALVVHSRTLEMMDLLGISQKFIEEGFINKQIHFSYHQEKMFAVDFSNLKEHTNFPFMSIIPQSETERILEEQLPDGAVERGVELVSLTQHGETVSAVVNQGAEEHTITSKYLVACDGAHSTTRHLLDIPFEGESEGVNVILGDVKVDDPSLNSRLSLNSSDNGLLFSAPFSNGLTRVIAIDYERQGEYPESPRLKDLQESVSRVYPEELILTDPYWVSSFTASHRQIPYYRKQRVFFVGDAAHIHNPIGGQGMNIGIQDAVNLSWKLAYVLNYGLSQALLDTYHEERFPIGEGVIKKTEFMIKAMNIKNKYGVKSRNLLMKWLLDKQVLQSKITENISQLGMNYTFTHHSKQIDHKRTVGKLASGERVPNVHMLTQDKEEVHLYERLKGGQCLLLICTTEEQLPMVYETINQSTASFTSRLGGMLQPIFIIQNDLFSKGKWGLNVWMDLKGESRTRLGLAENELMVVRPDGYVLVHTDLRNPLKLKNALTQYFQ
- a CDS encoding deoxyribonuclease IV, which translates into the protein MMKFGSHVSIRNGYLSAAKHAFSMNASAFQYFPKNPRSLSAKNFNKEDAALCSEYCKVHSMTSVSHSPYPTSLTPQDSFKRNQVVKSLLNDLEISEACGSLGTVVHFGKLLDVHEPLASYQLMIDVLDEVLNEWTGSAKILLENMAGKPGSIGTTLEELTQVRNLCGDSEKIGFCLDTCHAFASGLWNGGNWQELEKKGRELGFWDNLGVIHLNNSNYDTGSGKDRHANIFGQGYIREEQFSQFMRADILKKVPFILETPKDVVSHEEEILALYKKWGD
- a CDS encoding 5'-methylthioadenosine/adenosylhomocysteine nucleosidase, coding for MPIGILGALEQEISYFLARMDIWRKQEIAKHNFYYGELENERIVLCQTGVGKVNAASISQILIDLYKVKAIIFTGTAGALDPDLNIGDIIVSTDVIQFDVDFSPIGFPLGMIPYLKRSAYVANPHLVKLALNTATKFPEQKVVKGRILTGDQFVTTNRVAEEIRKTFKGVSVEAEGAAVGQVCYLNNIPFVIIRAISDRANMKAPSDFTTIAEEVAKPAQMVVVSIIKRLNELKRKKKHLK
- a CDS encoding YjzC family protein, yielding MAETTYKTGEKAPETATYKVGSLVNGGAANQDNTEVEVKKGEQFPPSPSTNEAAYWVKSSE